CTTTAAGGACCATTTTGTTCATTTCCTCAAAAAAATCTCCTCTCCCAAAAAAGATTTGTTCATCAACTTCATCTTTGcaacacaaaaaaataacaagaaaCACTTTGCTACTTCATCTTCTTCACCACCATCCACCACCCACCACCCACCACCCACCACCCACCCCCACTCCTTCTTCCATTGAACAATAGAGCTTTTTCTTAGCTCATACAATGCCAATTCTAGCTATGTCACTACCAAAACCCAATCTTTTCTCTAATCTTCCCACTACCCCACCCCCTACCCACATCCCCAACTCAACCCCACTACCCCAACCACCCATCCCCATACCCAAATACTCAAAGAAAAAAAACCCCATTTCCTCAAAACCGCAAAAAAACCCGGTTCCAGCTTTCAAAACCCACCACCACAACTCTAAATACCACAAACCGGTTAAACCGGGTCAAGTCATCACCGACGACGGCGACCGTTCGGTCATCGTGAAAGATTCCGGTGTTTCATATCGTCTTCCCGGTGCCCCTTTTGATTTCCAGTTCAGTTACTCTGAAACTCCGAAAGCTAAACCGTTAGCTATTCGTGAACCGGCTTTTTTGCCTTTTGCTCCTCCTAGTATGCCTAGACCGTGGACAGGGAAAGCACCCATGAAGAAATCTAAGAGAAATATTAAGCTTTTTGAGCCATTGTATCCTCAAATGGAGAATGATAATGATGGGGGTAAGCGTTATGAAATGTTGAGGGCATATGAGCTGGGGATGTTTGAAGGAAAGCCTAAGAAGAAGGTGTTGGGTGCCCCATTGACAAAGATGGAAATTCGAGAGCTTTTGAAAGATTGTATAGCTAGTAATCGACAGGTTAACATTGGTAAGTTTATTTTGGAATTTTAGGTAATGAACTTACTTCTGTATTTGTTTCACTTGAGCCGAGAGTAGAAGGTTAGTTAGACAGTTAAGCATTGTCTTGCATATCCTTTCGTACTATTAGCCGTACTATTGATCATAGTATTACTTTTGTAGTTTCTTGCCCTTTGAGTTTGGTTATTATCTGTTGTTTATTGTACTTCGATTATAGTATTATCTTGTTGTGATTACTGTTCAGGATGATTTGTCATGTTGTCTATATTATTTTTCCATGTCTTCTTCATTTccgttatttatttatttattttatactgCTATGGactgtttttttttccttgaacagagggtctatcggaaataaCATCTCTACCTCCCAAGGTAGGAGTAAGGTGTGCGTACTCACTACACTCACTAGACACCCACTCGTGGGTTTTCACTGggcatgttgttgttgatgaacTTGCTtctgtatttgttgttgaattgactctatatatatgaattgcTTAATTCACAGTCTAGGTACTCTAAGATTATAACATAGGGATTCTTTACTAATGAATTCCGTAGTTCACAAGATTAATAATTGCTATGCGTCAATATTAATGTCGGAATTATTATGCAGCGAGTAATAGTACATGAATTGTTATGCAAACATTGTCTATTTTAAGGGAACTTATTATTTTAGAAACTCTCATCCATTTTTTTACTATTGCTCGCGTCTTTATTCCACATTCTATCTCGTATAAATAATATGCACAAATTCTGTGTAATTTGTGCGAGTATTGTTAATGCGGAGTTTTGTGCTAAAATTGTTTCTGTTTATGTTGTCAACCAAATGATGCGATGTTGTGCTAGCTTGATAACGTTAACTTCATGTCGATTCGTTACATGTCCTCCATTCCCTAATGCAGATTAGTGGCTTAGTTGCAAACCGACTCAACTGATTTGGGGTTGTGACATAGTAGATAGTTgattgattgttgttgttacaTCATCTTGTTTTAGCTGAGGACTCGTGAACGATTTTCTTTAAGTTGATTTCTTATGAATCCATTGCTCGATTTTGTGCATGTTCTGCTGAATGCTGATTAGTTCAGAACAAATTTTCTCCATTCTTCCATGCATCTGGTACTTTGTTTTCTCTCTCAAACTTTTGAGCTTGGAAACAAGTTGCGCTTTGGAATTTTTAATTGAAGCTTTGAATTTTATAGGTCGGGATGGATTGGTACACAACATGTTAGAGTTAATACATACCCACTGGAGAAGGAATCCTGTTTGTAAAGTTCGATGCTTAGGTGTCCCTACTGTTGATATGAACAACCTATGCCAATGTCTCGAGGTTATCCATCGATTGAACTATTGTCAAATATTGTTTGGTCATGTATTTCTTGGttaaattttggtatatatTCTAAAAGGGTTTACGGCTTGCCATGTACTGATCTACATTTTCAACATTATTAGGAGAAGACTGGCGGAAAGATCATACATAGAGTGGGTGGTCTAGTTTATCTCTTTCGGGGGAGGAACTATGACCAGCGTACACGTCCAAAGTACCCACTGATGTTATGGAAACCAGCTACACCAGTTTACCCAAAACTTATACAGGATGCTCCAGAAGGATTGACCAAAGAAGAGGCTGATGAATTACGAATCAAGGGAAAGAAGCTACCCCCTATGTGTAAATTGGGTACTTGATCTTATATGA
This region of Solanum dulcamara chromosome 9, daSolDulc1.2, whole genome shotgun sequence genomic DNA includes:
- the LOC129903192 gene encoding CRS2-associated factor 2, chloroplastic, with the translated sequence MPILAMSLPKPNLFSNLPTTPPPTHIPNSTPLPQPPIPIPKYSKKKNPISSKPQKNPVPAFKTHHHNSKYHKPVKPGQVITDDGDRSVIVKDSGVSYRLPGAPFDFQFSYSETPKAKPLAIREPAFLPFAPPSMPRPWTGKAPMKKSKRNIKLFEPLYPQMENDNDGGKRYEMLRAYELGMFEGKPKKKVLGAPLTKMEIRELLKDCIASNRQVNIGRDGLVHNMLELIHTHWRRNPVCKVRCLGVPTVDMNNLCQCLEEKTGGKIIHRVGGLVYLFRGRNYDQRTRPKYPLMLWKPATPVYPKLIQDAPEGLTKEEADELRIKGKKLPPMCKLAKNGVYLTLVKDVRSAFEACPLVKIDCRGMHASDYKKLGAKLKELVPCVLLSFDDEQILMWRGKDWKPMYGNATPVVSSRIDAVTDEINNSGRSGTAKEYSNADTRTRSTSPKMMSLWKNAIDSGKALLLDNDDLKLDDLLNKVEEFASISQAIEHTYPALVLSSKRVPEQSGLMWKGSSDDDDDSHDENSDDDHEDKYYINNSFEALESTVPKGLLPVDFVVNEFSDDE